Proteins encoded together in one Pseudomonas sp. ADAK13 window:
- the lgt gene encoding prolipoprotein diacylglyceryl transferase: MLPYPQINPVAVAIGPLQIHWYGLMYLIGIGGAWLLASRRLNRFDPTWTKEKLSDMVFWMSMGVIVGGRLGYVLFYDLPAYIANPTLIFEVWKGGMAFHGGFVGVMIAAWWFGRRNGKSFFQLMDFVAPFVPIGLGAGRIGNFINAELWGKPSDVPWAMVFPPFSDPAQLPRHPSQLYQFALEGVALFLILYIFSRKPRPTMAVSGMFALFYGIFRFIVEFVRVPDAQLGYLAWGWVTMGQILSLPMIIAGLGLLWWAYNRPQGIKNTAL, from the coding sequence ATGCTGCCTTACCCGCAGATCAACCCGGTGGCCGTGGCCATCGGTCCGCTGCAAATCCACTGGTACGGGTTGATGTACCTGATCGGCATTGGCGGTGCCTGGTTGCTGGCTTCCCGGCGCCTGAACCGTTTCGACCCGACCTGGACCAAGGAGAAACTCTCCGACATGGTGTTCTGGATGTCGATGGGGGTAATCGTCGGCGGACGCCTGGGGTATGTGCTGTTCTACGACCTGCCAGCCTACATCGCCAATCCGACTTTGATCTTCGAGGTGTGGAAGGGCGGCATGGCGTTCCACGGCGGGTTTGTGGGCGTGATGATCGCGGCGTGGTGGTTTGGCCGGCGTAACGGCAAGTCGTTCTTCCAGCTGATGGACTTCGTCGCCCCGTTTGTGCCGATTGGCCTGGGTGCCGGGCGCATTGGTAACTTCATCAACGCCGAATTGTGGGGCAAGCCGAGCGATGTGCCGTGGGCCATGGTGTTCCCGCCGTTCAGCGACCCGGCGCAATTGCCGCGCCACCCGTCGCAGCTGTACCAGTTCGCCCTGGAAGGTGTGGCGCTGTTCCTGATCCTTTATATCTTCTCGCGCAAGCCACGCCCAACCATGGCCGTGTCGGGCATGTTCGCGTTGTTCTACGGGATCTTCCGCTTTATCGTCGAGTTTGTGCGCGTGCCGGATGCGCAGCTGGGCTACCTGGCGTGGGGCTGGGTGACCATGGGTCAGATTCTCAGCCTGCCGATGATCATCGCCGGCCTGGGCCTGCTGTGGTGGGCTTACAATCGCCCGCAAGGCATCAAGAACACCGCGCTTTAA
- a CDS encoding sulfite exporter TauE/SafE family protein yields the protein MEFLLYLLLGSCAGMLAGLFGVGGGIIIVPVLVFSFTLQGFDPSVLTHLAVGTSLASIIFTSVNAVREHHRRGAVRWPIFVWMAVGILLGAGLGALTAEAISGPHLQKIIGVFALVIAVQMTLELKPKASRQVPGKLGLTLAGGVIGWSSAIFGTGGGSLTVPFLTWRSVPMQQAVATSSACGLPIALASALSFMILGWHDPLLPDHSLGFVYLPALLGIALTSMVAARFGARLAHRLSPRLLKRLFAGLLFCVGLNFLL from the coding sequence ATGGAATTTCTCCTGTATTTGCTGCTGGGTTCCTGTGCGGGCATGCTCGCCGGGCTGTTTGGCGTGGGCGGCGGGATCATTATTGTGCCGGTGCTGGTGTTCAGTTTCACCTTGCAGGGCTTCGATCCCTCGGTGCTGACCCATCTCGCTGTGGGCACGTCGCTGGCGTCTATTATCTTCACGTCGGTGAATGCGGTGCGCGAGCATCACCGGCGGGGTGCCGTGCGCTGGCCGATCTTTGTGTGGATGGCCGTGGGCATCCTGCTGGGCGCGGGCCTTGGTGCGCTGACCGCCGAGGCGATTTCCGGGCCGCACTTGCAGAAGATCATCGGTGTATTCGCCCTGGTGATCGCCGTGCAGATGACCCTGGAGCTCAAGCCCAAGGCCAGCCGCCAGGTACCGGGCAAGCTTGGCCTGACCCTGGCGGGCGGCGTGATTGGCTGGTCTTCGGCGATTTTCGGCACCGGCGGCGGTTCGTTGACCGTGCCGTTCCTGACCTGGCGCAGTGTGCCGATGCAGCAGGCGGTGGCCACTTCATCGGCCTGCGGCTTGCCGATTGCCCTGGCCAGTGCGTTAAGTTTCATGATTTTGGGCTGGCATGATCCGCTGCTGCCCGATCATAGTCTCGGCTTTGTGTACTTGCCGGCGCTGCTGGGCATTGCCCTGACCAGCATGGTGGCCGCCCGTTTCGGCGCGCGCCTGGCGCACCGGTTGTCGCCGCGCTTGCTCAAGCGGCTGTTCGCCGGGCTGCTGTTTTGTGTGGGGCTGAATTTTTTGCTGTAA
- a CDS encoding thymidylate synthase — protein MKQYLELLNDVVTNGLTKGDRTGTGTKAVFARQFRHSLADGFPLLTTKKLHFKSIANELIWMLSGNTNIKWLNENGVRIWDEWATEDGDLGPVYGEQWTAWPTKDGGKINQIDYMVETLKTNPNSRRILFHGWNVEYLPDETKSPQQNARDGKQALPPCHLLYQAFVHDGHLSMQLYIRSSDVFLGLPYNTAALALLTHMLAQQCDLIPHEIIVTTGDTHAYSNHMEQIQTQLARTPKKLPELVIKRKPESIYDYKFEDFEIVGYDADPSIKADVAI, from the coding sequence ATGAAGCAATATCTCGAACTACTGAACGATGTCGTGACCAATGGCCTGACCAAGGGCGATCGCACCGGCACCGGCACCAAGGCCGTGTTTGCCCGTCAGTTTCGGCATAGCTTGGCCGACGGCTTCCCGCTGCTGACCACCAAGAAGCTTCACTTCAAAAGCATCGCCAACGAATTGATCTGGATGTTGAGCGGCAACACCAACATCAAGTGGCTGAACGAAAACGGCGTGCGGATCTGGGACGAATGGGCCACCGAAGACGGCGACCTGGGCCCGGTGTACGGCGAGCAGTGGACCGCCTGGCCGACCAAGGATGGCGGCAAGATCAACCAGATCGACTACATGGTCGAGACGTTGAAGACCAACCCCAACAGCCGCCGCATCCTGTTCCACGGCTGGAACGTCGAGTACCTGCCGGACGAGACCAAAAGCCCGCAGCAAAACGCCCGCGACGGCAAGCAGGCCCTGCCGCCTTGCCATTTGCTGTACCAGGCCTTCGTGCATGACGGTCATCTGTCGATGCAGCTGTACATCCGCAGCTCCGACGTATTCCTCGGCCTGCCGTACAACACCGCTGCCCTGGCCTTGCTGACCCATATGCTGGCCCAGCAATGCGACCTGATCCCTCACGAGATCATCGTCACCACGGGCGATACCCACGCCTACAGCAACCATATGGAACAGATCCAGACCCAGCTGGCGCGCACGCCGAAGAAACTGCCGGAGCTGGTGATCAAGCGTAAACCCGAGTCGATCTACGATTACAAATTCGAAGACTTTGAAATCGTGGGCTATGACGCCGACCCAAGCATCAAGGCCGATGTAGCCATCTGA